From a region of the Coprococcus comes ATCC 27758 genome:
- a CDS encoding ATP-dependent RecD-like DNA helicase, translating to METVKGYVEHIVFRNEDNGYTVFNLNNDDGDLTCVGNFNYLSEGELVEVNGEYVVHSVYGTQLRVLNYEIKAPEDLLSIERYLGSGAIKGVGASLAGRIVKKFREDTFRIIEEEPERLAEVRGISERMAREIAVQVEEKKDMRKAMIYLQKFGISTTLAAKIYQFYGPKTYQVLEGNPYQLADQIQGIGFKIADEIATKIGIHSDSDFRIRSGIFYTLQQSVAEGHVYLTKDVLLRRASALLEVEIKDIEKYLMDLSMEKKIVLKESEEGLRVYVSHFYYLELNTAKMLHDLNLEYEEANVVIEKKIHQIEKEAEMQLDEKQENAVMAAVRNGIMILTGGPGTGKTTTINAMIEYFHSENMEIMLAAPTGRAAKRMTEATGWEAQTIHRLLEVNGNPEEDENPNRNGFARNADNPLETDVIIIDEMSMVDLPLMNALLTAIVPGTRLILVGDCNQLPSVGPGSILKDLIASECFPVVMLTRIFRQAQESDIVVNAHKINRGEPVLLDNKSRDFFFLKRQDPNVIISVLLTLIQKKLPKYVNAKPYDIQVLTPMRKGLLGVERLNSILQEYLNPPEPGKAEKEYGDHKFRVGDKVMQIKNNYQLEWEITTKYGLTVDKGMGIFNGDMGIVTEINTYTETLEVEYDEKRKVKYPFELLEELELAYAITIHKSQGSEYPAVVIPLLSGPRQLFHRNLLYTAITRARKCVTIVGNDQTFQEMIRNTNEHNRNTSLAERIREFCG from the coding sequence ATGGAAACAGTAAAAGGTTACGTAGAACACATTGTATTTCGCAATGAAGACAATGGATATACCGTATTTAATTTGAATAATGATGATGGCGATCTGACCTGTGTCGGAAACTTTAACTATTTATCAGAGGGAGAGTTGGTTGAGGTGAACGGAGAATATGTGGTTCACAGTGTATATGGAACACAGCTCCGAGTGCTCAATTATGAGATCAAAGCACCGGAAGATCTGCTTTCGATTGAACGCTATCTGGGATCAGGGGCGATCAAAGGGGTTGGTGCATCTCTTGCCGGCAGGATTGTGAAAAAATTCAGGGAAGACACCTTCCGGATCATCGAAGAAGAACCAGAAAGACTTGCGGAGGTGCGTGGGATCAGCGAACGTATGGCAAGAGAGATCGCTGTACAGGTAGAAGAGAAAAAAGATATGCGGAAGGCAATGATCTATCTTCAGAAATTTGGGATTTCGACGACACTTGCAGCAAAGATTTATCAGTTTTACGGTCCGAAGACCTATCAGGTACTGGAAGGAAATCCATACCAGCTTGCAGATCAGATTCAGGGGATCGGATTTAAGATCGCTGATGAAATCGCAACGAAGATCGGCATTCATTCAGACTCGGATTTCCGTATCCGGAGTGGTATTTTTTATACCTTACAGCAGAGTGTTGCCGAAGGGCATGTCTATCTGACAAAGGACGTGTTGCTTCGTCGGGCATCTGCACTTCTGGAAGTGGAGATTAAGGATATTGAGAAATACCTGATGGATCTGTCGATGGAAAAGAAGATCGTACTCAAAGAATCTGAAGAAGGTCTGCGGGTATACGTGTCCCACTTCTATTATCTGGAACTCAATACCGCGAAAATGCTGCATGATCTGAATCTGGAATATGAAGAAGCCAATGTAGTGATCGAAAAAAAGATCCATCAGATTGAAAAAGAAGCCGAAATGCAGCTTGATGAGAAGCAGGAAAATGCGGTCATGGCGGCTGTACGGAATGGAATTATGATTCTCACAGGAGGTCCTGGAACCGGAAAAACGACGACGATCAATGCCATGATCGAATATTTTCACAGTGAGAATATGGAAATTATGCTGGCAGCACCAACCGGGCGTGCCGCAAAAAGAATGACAGAGGCAACCGGATGGGAAGCGCAGACAATCCACCGGCTTCTGGAGGTGAACGGTAATCCGGAGGAGGATGAGAACCCGAACCGGAACGGATTTGCAAGAAATGCAGACAATCCACTGGAAACCGATGTGATCATCATCGATGAGATGTCTATGGTAGACCTGCCTCTGATGAATGCACTTCTTACCGCAATTGTACCGGGGACAAGGCTGATCCTGGTAGGGGACTGTAACCAGCTTCCATCAGTAGGCCCGGGAAGTATTTTGAAGGATCTCATCGCATCGGAATGTTTTCCGGTTGTCATGCTGACCCGGATTTTCCGACAGGCACAGGAGAGTGATATTGTGGTAAATGCACATAAGATCAACCGGGGAGAACCGGTCCTTTTGGATAATAAAAGCCGGGATTTCTTCTTCTTGAAAAGACAGGATCCGAATGTGATCATCAGTGTTCTGCTGACACTGATCCAGAAGAAGCTTCCCAAATATGTCAATGCAAAACCATATGATATCCAGGTACTCACACCGATGCGGAAAGGACTGCTGGGAGTGGAAAGGCTGAACAGTATTTTGCAGGAGTATTTGAATCCACCGGAGCCGGGAAAAGCGGAAAAAGAATATGGCGATCACAAATTCCGCGTGGGCGACAAGGTGATGCAGATCAAGAATAACTATCAGCTTGAATGGGAGATCACAACCAAGTATGGACTGACGGTGGATAAAGGGATGGGAATTTTTAATGGCGATATGGGAATTGTCACCGAGATCAATACATATACTGAAACACTGGAAGTTGAATACGATGAAAAGAGAAAAGTAAAGTATCCGTTTGAATTGCTGGAAGAACTGGAGCTTGCCTATGCGATCACCATTCACAAGTCGCAGGGAAGCGAATATCCGGCGGTTGTCATCCCTCTTCTGAGCGGACCGAGACAGCTGTTTCACAGGAATCTTCTTTACACGGCAATCACAAGAGCCAGAAAATGTGTGACAATTGTCGGAAATGACCAGACCTTCCAGGAGATGATCCGGAATACCAATGAACACAACCGGAATACCAGTCTGGCAGAACGGATCCGGGAGTTCTGCGGATAG
- a CDS encoding rod shape-determining protein — MSIDLGIDLGTASILVYVKGKGVVLKEPSVVAFDRDTNMIKAIGEEARLMLGRTPGNIVAVRPLRQGVISDYIVTEKMIKYFVQKALGKRTFKKPNISICVPSGVTEVEKKAVEEAAFAAGAREVHLIEEPVAAAIGAGIDISKPCGNMIVDIGGGTSDIAVISLGGTVVNTSLKVAGDDFDEAIVRYVRKKHNLLIGDRTAEDIKIKIGTTYPLVEDESMEVRGRNLVTGLPKTVTVTASETEEALHETTSQIVEAVIGVLERTPPELSADILDRGIVLTGGGALLRGLEELIEEKTGINTMTAEDPMKVVAIGTGQYVEFMNGKKDF; from the coding sequence ATGTCAATAGATTTAGGAATTGATTTAGGAACAGCAAGTATCCTCGTTTATGTGAAAGGAAAGGGAGTTGTACTGAAAGAACCTTCAGTCGTTGCCTTTGACAGAGATACCAATATGATAAAAGCAATCGGTGAAGAAGCAAGGCTGATGCTTGGAAGGACACCGGGGAACATTGTTGCGGTAAGACCTCTCAGACAGGGTGTTATTTCCGATTACATTGTCACAGAAAAAATGATCAAATATTTTGTTCAGAAAGCATTGGGAAAGCGTACATTTAAGAAGCCGAATATCAGTATCTGTGTGCCAAGCGGTGTTACAGAGGTTGAAAAAAAGGCAGTAGAAGAGGCTGCTTTTGCAGCCGGTGCGCGGGAAGTACATTTGATTGAGGAACCGGTTGCGGCGGCAATCGGAGCCGGAATAGATATTTCAAAACCATGCGGCAACATGATCGTGGATATCGGTGGTGGTACATCCGACATTGCGGTAATTTCCCTTGGAGGAACTGTTGTGAATACATCATTAAAAGTTGCAGGTGATGATTTTGATGAAGCAATCGTCCGTTATGTCCGGAAAAAGCACAATCTGCTGATCGGAGACAGGACAGCAGAAGACATCAAGATCAAGATCGGAACGACATATCCTCTTGTAGAAGATGAATCAATGGAAGTAAGGGGACGAAATCTGGTAACAGGATTGCCAAAGACGGTTACGGTAACGGCTTCTGAGACCGAAGAAGCACTGCATGAGACTACAAGTCAGATCGTCGAAGCAGTCATTGGGGTTCTGGAGAGAACACCGCCGGAACTTTCCGCGGATATTCTGGATCGTGGAATTGTACTGACAGGTGGAGGTGCGCTGCTTCGCGGGCTGGAAGAACTGATCGAAGAAAAGACAGGCATCAATACGATGACAGCGGAAGACCCGATGAAGGTTGTTGCAATCGGTACCGGTCAGTATGTGGAGTTTATGAACGGAAAAAAAGATTTCTAG
- the cdaA gene encoding diadenylate cyclase CdaA encodes MNTVLTQVLKEFVSESWYFPQIRVVDAVEILIITFLFYQIILWIKNTKAWMLLRGILVVALFILVAAVFKMYTILWIAQNSLPVMATAVVIIFQPELRRALEKLGEKQFVPNMVALDKRGKDNVRFSQKTIDGIVEASFAMGAVKTGALIVVEQAIMLTEYESTGIALDCIVSPQVLINIFEHNTPLHDGAIIVRGDRIVSATCYLPLSDNMGISKELGTRHRAAVGMSEVSDALIVTVSEETGYVSVAMGGQLVRNVTPEYLKKRLESISKKSVEIGRLKKIWKGWRSHEKGVD; translated from the coding sequence TTGAACACAGTATTAACACAGGTTTTAAAAGAATTTGTATCAGAATCGTGGTACTTCCCGCAGATCCGGGTAGTAGATGCTGTTGAGATACTGATTATTACATTTTTATTCTATCAGATTATTCTCTGGATAAAGAATACAAAAGCCTGGATGCTGCTGAGGGGGATTCTGGTTGTTGCATTGTTTATTCTGGTGGCTGCAGTTTTTAAAATGTATACGATTTTGTGGATTGCACAGAATTCGCTTCCGGTCATGGCAACCGCAGTCGTGATCATTTTCCAGCCTGAGCTCAGAAGAGCATTGGAAAAACTGGGGGAAAAACAATTTGTTCCCAATATGGTAGCATTGGATAAAAGAGGAAAAGATAATGTACGTTTCAGCCAGAAAACGATCGATGGAATCGTAGAAGCATCCTTTGCGATGGGAGCAGTGAAGACAGGAGCGCTTATCGTCGTAGAGCAGGCAATCATGCTGACAGAATACGAGAGTACCGGAATCGCGCTGGATTGTATTGTATCACCGCAGGTATTGATCAATATTTTTGAACACAACACACCACTTCATGATGGCGCGATCATTGTCCGTGGAGACAGGATCGTATCAGCGACCTGCTATCTTCCACTGTCAGACAATATGGGAATCAGTAAGGAGCTGGGGACCAGACATCGTGCAGCAGTCGGAATGAGTGAGGTGAGTGATGCTCTGATCGTCACCGTATCAGAAGAGACCGGGTATGTATCTGTAGCGATGGGCGGACAGCTTGTGCGCAATGTTACACCGGAATATCTGAAAAAACGTCTGGAATCTATCAGTAAGAAGAGTGTGGAGATCGGACGTTTGAAAAAAATATGGAAAGGATGGAGATCGCATGAAAAGGGCGTTGACTAA
- a CDS encoding ComF family protein, with amino-acid sequence MENLKKVKETILELIYPSKCPFCGEIVSAGKKHSMEHNGICKACREKLPYIGEVRCMCCGKPLTDPAEEYCYDCTRQKHLFVDGRSLWVHKDAVENAVYAMKYQNRRIYGQTFGKEMAEHFLPYLWERKITLIVPVPLHSRRKRKRGFNQAEIVAKVLSKNTGIAMDAGAVKRIKATSPQKELGDKGRKRNIRGAFAVQKNVKGENIVLIDDIYTTGSTLDEAARVLKKAGAEKVYFLTVSIGQGI; translated from the coding sequence ATGGAAAACTTAAAAAAGGTCAAAGAAACAATTCTGGAACTAATTTATCCCTCAAAATGTCCGTTTTGTGGAGAAATTGTAAGTGCAGGAAAGAAACATTCTATGGAACACAATGGAATCTGCAAGGCGTGCCGTGAAAAACTTCCTTATATTGGTGAAGTAAGATGCATGTGCTGTGGAAAGCCTTTGACAGATCCGGCTGAAGAATATTGCTATGACTGTACCAGGCAGAAGCATCTTTTTGTTGATGGCAGAAGTCTCTGGGTGCATAAAGATGCAGTGGAAAATGCAGTTTATGCAATGAAATATCAGAACCGGAGGATTTACGGACAAACGTTCGGAAAAGAAATGGCAGAGCATTTTCTTCCTTATCTATGGGAAAGAAAGATCACCTTGATCGTGCCGGTTCCGCTGCATTCCCGGCGAAAAAGAAAGCGGGGATTTAATCAGGCAGAAATTGTAGCAAAGGTATTATCAAAAAATACCGGAATTGCTATGGATGCAGGTGCTGTTAAGAGAATTAAGGCGACTAGTCCTCAGAAAGAGCTGGGCGATAAAGGGAGAAAACGAAATATCAGGGGAGCATTTGCAGTGCAGAAAAATGTAAAAGGAGAAAATATCGTTTTGATCGACGACATTTATACGACAGGAAGTACCTTAGACGAGGCGGCGAGAGTGCTTAAAAAGGCAGGAGCTGAAAAGGTATACTTTTTGACGGTAAGTATTGGACAAGGAATCTGA
- the uvrA gene encoding excinuclease ABC subunit UvrA yields the protein MAEEKKELIKIRGANEHNLKNLDVDIPRNKLVVLTGLSGSGKSSLAFDTIYAEGQRRYMESLSSYARQFLGQMEKPNVESIEGLSPAISIDQKSTNRNPRSTVGTVTEIYDYFRLLYARIGIPHCPKCGREIKKQTADEMTDQIMALPEGTKIQLMAPVVRGRKGTHVKLLDRAKKSGYVRVRIDGNMYELSEEISLDKNIKHNIEIVVDRLVVRPGIEKRLADSIESVLSLAEGLLVVDVIGGEPLNFSQNFACPDCGISIDEIEPRSFSFNNPFGACPVCFGLGYKMEFDEDLMIPDKSLSINEGAIVVTGWQSCTDKSSFTHAILEALCKEYHFDLDTPFEQYPKEIQDVLLRGTNGKEVKVYYKGQRGEGIYDVAFDGLIRNVERRYRETGSETMKAEYESFMQITPCRECGGQRLKKGALAVTVGDKNISEVTAMSIERLQRFISSLELSKTQQMIGGQILKEIKARLQFLLDVGLEYLTLARATGTLSGGEAQRIRLATQIGSGLVGVAYILDEPSIGLHQRDNDKLLATLKHLRDLGNTLIVVEHDEDTMFAADQVIDIGPGAGEHGGELVAQGTAQEIMKVERSITGAYLSGKIKIPVPETRAVPTGWIKVVGAAENNLKNIDVKFPLGVMTCVTGVSGSGKSSLVNEILYKSMAKKLNRARVIPGKYKRIEGLEMLDKVIDIDQSPIGRTPRSNPATYTGVFDLIRDLFAATADAKAKGYKKGRFSFNVKGGRCEACSGDGIIKIEMHFLPDVYVPCEVCGGKRYNRETLEVKYKGKSIYDVLNMTVEEALHFFENVPSIRRKMETLYDVGLSYIRLGQPSTTLSGGEAQRIKLATELSRRSTGKTVYILDEPTTGLHFADVHKLTEILRRLAADGNTVIVIEHNLDVIKTADYIIDIGPEGGDKGGTVVACGTPEEVAENPNSYTGKYIKMMLDRK from the coding sequence ATGGCTGAAGAAAAGAAAGAACTGATAAAGATCAGAGGTGCGAACGAGCACAATCTGAAGAATCTTGATGTAGATATTCCGAGGAACAAACTGGTAGTACTGACCGGTCTCAGTGGTTCCGGCAAATCATCCCTTGCATTTGATACAATTTATGCAGAGGGACAAAGACGATATATGGAATCTCTGTCTTCTTACGCAAGACAGTTCCTTGGGCAGATGGAGAAGCCGAATGTAGAAAGTATTGAAGGGCTTTCACCGGCGATTTCCATCGACCAGAAGTCTACGAACCGCAATCCGAGATCCACAGTCGGAACCGTGACGGAGATTTACGATTATTTTCGACTGCTGTATGCAAGAATCGGGATTCCGCATTGTCCGAAGTGTGGAAGAGAGATCAAGAAGCAGACGGCAGATGAGATGACCGATCAGATCATGGCACTTCCGGAAGGAACAAAGATCCAGCTGATGGCACCGGTTGTGCGGGGGAGAAAAGGAACCCATGTCAAGCTTCTGGACAGAGCAAAGAAAAGCGGTTATGTCCGTGTAAGGATTGACGGAAATATGTATGAGCTTTCCGAAGAAATCTCATTGGACAAGAATATAAAACATAATATTGAGATTGTTGTAGACCGTCTGGTTGTCAGACCGGGGATTGAAAAAAGACTTGCAGATTCCATAGAAAGTGTATTAAGTCTTGCGGAGGGGCTTCTGGTTGTGGATGTGATCGGAGGGGAACCGCTGAATTTCAGCCAGAATTTTGCCTGCCCAGACTGCGGAATCAGTATTGATGAGATCGAGCCGAGAAGCTTTTCATTTAACAATCCATTTGGTGCCTGCCCGGTATGTTTCGGACTCGGATATAAAATGGAGTTTGATGAAGACCTGATGATTCCGGACAAATCACTCAGCATCAATGAAGGAGCAATCGTGGTGACAGGATGGCAGTCTTGTACCGATAAGAGCAGTTTTACTCATGCGATTCTGGAAGCACTCTGCAAGGAATATCATTTTGACCTGGATACGCCGTTTGAACAGTATCCGAAAGAAATCCAGGATGTTTTACTTCGTGGGACTAATGGAAAAGAAGTCAAGGTCTATTATAAAGGACAACGCGGGGAAGGAATCTATGACGTTGCATTTGACGGACTGATCCGGAATGTGGAGCGAAGATACCGTGAAACGGGATCGGAGACTATGAAAGCAGAATATGAGAGTTTTATGCAGATCACACCTTGCCGAGAATGTGGCGGACAGCGACTGAAAAAGGGCGCACTTGCGGTAACGGTCGGAGATAAAAATATTTCAGAAGTAACAGCAATGTCGATTGAACGGCTTCAGCGGTTTATCAGCAGTCTGGAACTGTCAAAGACGCAGCAGATGATCGGCGGACAGATATTAAAAGAGATCAAAGCGCGCCTGCAGTTTCTTTTGGATGTGGGTCTGGAATATCTGACACTTGCCCGTGCAACAGGAACTCTTTCCGGTGGAGAAGCACAGAGAATCCGGCTTGCGACGCAGATCGGTTCCGGTCTTGTGGGTGTGGCTTATATTCTGGATGAGCCAAGTATCGGTCTGCACCAGAGAGATAATGACAAACTTCTCGCAACACTCAAGCATCTCCGTGATCTTGGAAATACACTGATCGTGGTTGAGCATGATGAAGATACCATGTTTGCGGCAGACCAGGTAATCGATATCGGACCGGGAGCCGGAGAACACGGTGGAGAACTGGTTGCCCAGGGAACGGCACAGGAGATCATGAAAGTAGAACGGTCGATCACAGGTGCATATTTAAGCGGAAAGATCAAGATCCCGGTTCCGGAAACCCGCGCAGTTCCGACCGGCTGGATCAAAGTTGTAGGTGCAGCAGAGAATAACCTGAAAAATATTGACGTGAAGTTCCCACTTGGCGTGATGACCTGTGTAACCGGCGTATCAGGTTCCGGTAAGAGTTCATTGGTGAATGAAATCCTTTACAAGAGTATGGCGAAAAAGCTAAACCGTGCCCGTGTGATTCCTGGAAAGTATAAGCGGATTGAAGGACTGGAAATGCTGGACAAAGTGATCGACATTGACCAGTCTCCAATCGGAAGGACGCCAAGATCCAATCCGGCGACATATACCGGAGTATTCGACCTGATCCGGGATCTGTTTGCGGCAACCGCGGATGCGAAGGCGAAAGGCTATAAAAAAGGAAGATTCAGCTTTAACGTCAAGGGCGGACGCTGTGAAGCGTGCAGCGGAGATGGAATCATCAAGATTGAGATGCATTTCCTTCCGGATGTATATGTGCCGTGTGAGGTATGCGGCGGAAAGCGCTACAACCGTGAGACACTGGAGGTAAAATATAAAGGAAAAAGCATTTATGATGTTCTGAATATGACGGTAGAAGAGGCGCTTCATTTCTTTGAAAATGTACCGAGTATCCGTAGAAAAATGGAGACACTTTACGATGTAGGACTTTCTTATATCCGTCTTGGCCAGCCGTCTACAACTCTTTCCGGCGGTGAAGCACAGCGGATCAAGCTTGCAACTGAACTGAGCCGGAGAAGCACTGGGAAGACAGTGTACATTCTGGATGAACCGACAACCGGACTTCATTTTGCAGATGTGCACAAGTTGACGGAAATCCTGCGCAGACTCGCGGCAGATGGCAATACGGTTATCGTGATCGAACATAATCTGGATGTGATCAAGACAGCAGATTATATTATCGATATCGGACCGGAAGGCGGTGACAAGGGGGGCACAGTTGTTGCGTGCGGTACACCGGAAGAAGTGGCAGAAAACCCGAATTCATATACAGGGAAATACATCAAAATGATGCTGGACAGAAAATGA